One part of the Glycine max cultivar Williams 82 chromosome 14, Glycine_max_v4.0, whole genome shotgun sequence genome encodes these proteins:
- the LOC100799957 gene encoding glycolipid transfer protein 3 produces MKSTRREMEKKSEIGSAIEELSTMTIVKPGENHGSAHIPTKPFLSVCYFVLQVLDKIGPTMTVMRQDVHQNIKTLELMHESNPSLNSNLVEILKSEAREGNARKGSSCSKALVWLTRTLDFASLLLHTLAKDPEKRMEQVVEEAYDVTLKPRHGWISSAAFRVALRLVPESKTFVNILKTEDENYDTLKENMQMLVSLFVPFLEDMHCILRLYNLDKLKST; encoded by the exons ATGAAGAGCACTAGGAGAGAAATGGAGAAGAAGTCGGAGATAGGTTCAGCCATTGAAGAGCTTTCTACGATGACCATAGTTAAACCTGGTGAAAATCACGGGTCTGCCCACATCCCCACTAAGCCTTTTCTCTCTGTTTGTTACTTCGTTCTTCAAGTTCTTG ATAAGATAGGGCCAACAATGACTGTTATGAGACAAGACGTGCACCAGAATATTAAG ACCTTGGAACTGATGCATGAATCAAATCCCTCATTGAACTCGAATTTGGTTGAGATATTGAAGTCAGAAGCAAGAGAAGGCAATGCTAGGAAAGGGTCAAGCTGCAGTAAGGCCCTTGTTTGGCTTACTAG GACCCTGGATTTCGCCTCGTTGTTGTTACACACACTGGCAAAAGATCCTGAAAAGAGAATGGAGCAAGTAGTTGAAGAGGCTTATGATGTAACTTTAAAACCGAGGCATGGATGGATTTCATCTGCTGCTTTCAGA GTGGCTCTAAGACTGGTCCCAGAAAGTAAAACATTCGTAAATATTCTTAAAACTGAAGATGAAAACTATGACACCCTAAAGGAGAACATGCAGATGCTGGTTTCTCTATTTGTGCCTTTTCTTGAGGATATGCATTGTATTCTA AGATTGTACAACTTGGACAAGCTAAAGTCAACCTAA
- the LOC112999376 gene encoding BAG family molecular chaperone regulator 1-like, which produces KGGKMRETDLLNLIELLMNQLLKLDGIVVNGDVKLYRKIQVKIIQKYVETLDVLKVKNSMPSSNGDHATVQLQQKHSNGQQQKYLNGHHRSALAPIQEQQQEQEQPSRNSTSGVVVTTNWELFDSVPPLIPVPSTSPSPHPSETNKSGPPKFNWEFFN; this is translated from the exons aaaggaggaaagatgcgcg aaacagATTTGCTTAATCTGATTGAGTTATTGATGAATCAATTGCTTAAATTGGATGGTATAGTGGTTAATGGGGATGTGAAACTATATAGGAAAATCCAA gtaaaaataattcaaaagtaTGTTGAAACACTTGATGTGTTGAAGGTTAAGAATTCTATGCCTAGTAGCAATGGAGACCATGCCACAGTGCAGCTTCAACAAAAGCATTCAAATGGGCAACAACAAAAGTATTTAAATGGACATCATAGATCAGCCTTAGCACCAATTCAAGAGCagcaacaagaacaagaacaacccTCAAGGAATTCCACCTCAGGAGTTGTAGTTACCACAAATTGGGAATTGTTTGATTCTGTCCCACCATTAATCCCTGTGCCATCCACATCCCCATCCCCACATCCCTCAGAGACCAATAAATCTGGTCCTCCCAAGTTCAATTGGGAATTCTTCAACTAA